Below is a window of Pseudomonadota bacterium DNA.
CCGACCCAGGGTCCATGGCATAGTGCGCGAAATCTCGGACACCTGCCTCGCGCAATACGTCTTCGTCCAGTACGAAGTTGCCGCTGTAGCTGCGGCTGTCGCGGCACAGGATCACGCGGGCGGCGTCGGCCACGATGCTCGGCTTGCGACAGCGGGCCATCGCAGCCTCGCCGCCGAGGAGGTTCTTGATGGCGGCCGTTGCGATCGCGGTCTTGGGCCACAGCGCGTTCACCGCAACGCCCCGATGGCGAAACTCCTCGGCCATGCCCAGCACGCACATGCTCATGCCGTACTTGGTCATGGTATAGGCGACGTGGGAAGCAAACCATCTAGCGCGCATGTCAAGAGGCGGTGAGATGTTGAGAATGTGCGGGTTCGGCGCCTTCAGCAGGTGAGGCAAGCAGGCCTGCGAGCAGACAAAGGTGCCGCGGACGTTGATCTGGTGCATCAAGTCGTAGCGTTTCAAGGGAGTGTGCAGCGTGCTGGTGAGACCGATGGCGCTGGCGTTGTTGACCAGCACGTCGATCGCCCCGAAGCGAGCAGCCGCCTTTTGCACCGCGGCCTGCACCTGATCCTCGAAGCGAATGTCGACGACCAAAGGCAGCGCCTGGCCTCCTGCCGCCGTCACTGCCTCGGCGGCGCTGTAGATCGTGCCCGGCAGCTTGGGGTGGGGCTCGGCGGTCTTGGCCGCGATCACGATGTTCGCTCCGTCCTGAGCCGCCCGGAGCGCGATCGCTTCTCCGATGCCGCGACTTGCCCCGGTGATGAAGAGCGTCTTGCCGCTCAGTGTGGGCGACGCGGTCACGCCGGCCCGATCGCGTGACGCCTGAGACGCCTCGAGTTGATCGCCCATGCAGCGCCGATAATGTCCCTTAAGGTCGATGGTTGGCAAGTCGGAGGGGGCGTTGGTGGTAAAACCCGAAAGCGATCCGGAACCATGCCGGAGGAGGAGAAACCTGTGAGCGACGAGCTGATCATCACCCACGCCGAGCACGTGCGAACACTTCGTCTCAACCGACCTGCGACAAGGAACGCGCTCAGCGCGGAGCTCGCATGGGGCATCGTGCGCGCTATCGAACAGGCAAAATCGGATGACGCGTGCAGGCTCGTCGTGATCACGGGCACTGGAGACGCTTTTTGTTCCGGCCTGGACCTGAAACAGCCAGGTGGGG
It encodes the following:
- a CDS encoding NAD(P)-dependent oxidoreductase, which gives rise to MGDQLEASQASRDRAGVTASPTLSGKTLFITGASRGIGEAIALRAAQDGANIVIAAKTAEPHPKLPGTIYSAAEAVTAAGGQALPLVVDIRFEDQVQAAVQKAAARFGAIDVLVNNASAIGLTSTLHTPLKRYDLMHQINVRGTFVCSQACLPHLLKAPNPHILNISPPLDMRARWFASHVAYTMTKYGMSMCVLGMAEEFRHRGVAVNALWPKTAIATAAIKNLLGGEAAMARCRKPSIVADAARVILCRDSRSYSGNFVLDEDVLREAGVRDFAHYAMDPGSALQTDLFVG